Proteins encoded in a region of the Candidozyma auris chromosome 7, complete sequence genome:
- the KRE30 gene encoding ATP-binding cassette family ATPase ARB1: MSAVSASKAKREAKRAEKEAAKAAAGKTTRKTKKQAQKDAEEKDVDYAAAQIAKLKMQTDEHGLSDRVTTGVLDSLETSRDIKISSLSLLFHGKVLIQDSTLELNYGRRYGLLGENGCGKSTLLKSLAAREYPVPEHIDIYLLNEPAEPSEFSALTYVVREAEAELKRLEDLVEEIIVKDGPENPALEGLYEKIDSMDPSTFESRAAVILTGLGFNPVTINKKTKDMSGGWKMRVALAKALFVKPTLLLLDDPTAHLDLAACVWLEEYLKRWESTLILVSHSQDFLNGVCTNMIDMRLKVLTQYGGNYDSYVKTRQELETNQMKQYHKQQEEIAHIKKFIASAGTYANLVRQAKSRQKILDKMEADGLIQPVVPDKVFSFRFPDVEKLPPPVLAFDNMSFSYTGKEEDNLYENLDIGIDMDSRVALVGPNGVGKSTLLKLFQGKLTPQKGRVIQHTHIKLGVYSQHSQDQLDLTKTPLEFVRDRFSHISQDFQYWRQQLGRYGLTGEGQTSQMATLSEGQRSRVVFALLAIEAPNLILLDEPTNGLDLATIDSLAEAINAFNGGVVVVSHDFRLLDKVAKDIFVIENKTATKWDGSILDYKKKLAQEVVL, from the coding sequence ATGTCCGCAGTGAGTGCTTCCAAAGCTAAAAGAGAGGCCAAGCGTGCCGAAAAAGAGGCCGCCAAGGCAGCCGCCGGAAAAACCacaagaaagacaaagaagcaggCTCAGAAAGATGCCGAGGAGAAAGATGTCGATTATGCCGCTGCTCAGattgccaagttgaagatgcAGACTGACGAGCACGGCTTGTCAGACCGTGTCACCACGGGTGTGTTGGATTCTTTGGAGACTTCGAGAGATATCAAGATTTCATCGCtttcgcttctttttcacGGTAAGGTGCTTATCCAGGACTCCACATTGGAATTGAACTATGGTAGAAGATACGGGTTGTTGGGTGAAAATGGGTGTGGTAAGTccaccttgttgaagtccCTCGCTGCCAGAGAGTACCCAGTGCCCGAGCACATTGACATTTACCTTTTGAACGAGCCTGCAGAGCCTTCTGAGTTCTCTGCTTTGACCTATGTCGTTAGAGAGGCAGAAGCCGAGCTCAAGAGATTGGAGGACCTTGTTGAGGAAATCATCGTTAAGGACGGTCCAGAGAATCCTGCGCTCGAAGGGTTGTACGAGAAAATCGACTCGATGGACCCATCGACTTTTGAGTCAAGAGCCGCCGTCATCTTGACCGGTTTGGGATTCAACCCtgtcaccatcaacaagaagaccaagGATATGTCTGGTGGATGGAAGATGCGTGTGGCGCTTGCGAAGGCGCTTTTCGTCAAGCCTactcttttgcttcttgacgaCCCAACGGCCCACTTGGACTTGGCTGCGTGTGTGTGGTTGGAAgagtacttgaagagatgggAGTCTACGTTGATCTTGGTTTCTCACTCTCAGGATTTCTTGAACGGTGTTTGTACCAACATGATCGATATGAGATTGAAGGTTCTCACCCAGTACGGTGGTAACTACGACTCGTACGTCAAGACAAGACAGGAGTTGGAAACCAACCAGATGAAGCAATACCACAAGCAACAGGAGGAAATCGCTCATATCAAGAAATTCATTGCCTCCGCCGGTACCTATGCCAACTTGGTCAGACAGGCCAAGTCCAGACAGAAGATTTTGGACAAGATGGAGGCCGATGGTTTGATTCAGCCTGTTGTTCCCGACAAGGTCTTCTCCTTCCGTTTCCCAGATGTCGAAAAGTTGCCACCTCCAGTGTTGGCTTTTGACAACATGTCTTTCTCCTACACGGGTAAAGAAGAGGACAATCTCTACGAAAACTTGGACATTGGTATCGATATGGACTCCCGTGTTGCCCTTGTGGGCCCCAACGGTGTTGGTAAGTCCACcttgttgaaattgtttcAAGGTAAATTGACCCCTCAGAAGGGTAGAGTCATTCAGCACACACACATCAAGTTGGGTGTCTACTCGCAGCACTCTCAGGACCAATTGGACTTGACCAAGACCCCATTGGAGTTTGTCAGAGACAGATTTTCCCACATTTCTCAGGACTTCCAGTACTGGAGACAGCAATTGGGTCGTTACGGTTTGACCGGTGAGGGCCAGACTTCTCAAATGGCCACCTTGTCTGAGGGTCAAAGATCAAGAGTTGTGTTTGCTCTTTTAGCCATTGAGGCCCCTAACTTAATTTTGTTGGACGAGCCCACTAACGGTTTGGACTTGGCCACCATTGATTCTTTGGCTGAGGCCATCAATGCCTTCAACGGTGGTGTTGTCGTTGTGTCCCACGATTTCAGATTGTTGGACAAGGTCGCTAAGGACATTTTCGTCATTGAGAACAAGACCGCCACCAAATGGGACGGCTCCATCTTGGactacaagaagaagttggcccAGGAAGTGGTGCTTTAA